The Papaver somniferum cultivar HN1 chromosome 3, ASM357369v1, whole genome shotgun sequence genome includes a region encoding these proteins:
- the LOC113356554 gene encoding serine/threonine-protein kinase-like protein CCR4 translates to MDSKEYSQLFVMLTILFLHFQFMFQSSLASSSSLSISETSNQVLICSLIPSSSLGSGSHQKSFLNCTNFPKTNQIPVISPNVSISAITGGDGFQCILSPTSSETCVLHCWRFSGDGTDIRFKRIYRGPMLGELVSGNSHICARVTSTNRVECWQWQEFDSAGSYNLTGISVGGEFLCGLTESKTIKCLGNYGDVVGAPPNGTFNLVKAGNRHACAVSTDGSLKCWGEMVGEVPPGDFVDLASGNYRTCALRVNGTMACWGGDGNFMLPEELRDTEFIRIEAKNSVFCGVVTKNLSVICWGNNEYFSNYSMVFRYVQPGPCSITCPCKIVADSERFCSKGSICLPCSSPKSPALQLSPPRPPESAQPGSCGNDKRRVAFLVVGSVGTLSLILVCGFFLFKFCKNRVCRIHDSGRLDQVTEQPSPLRSIRRSGSQIRAQASQERRLGKLYSMNYLEEFGLETLLRVTKNFSTGNKIGHGSFGLVYRAILDDGREVAIKRAVSISRSCHASAAATTAATKRQNDKENAFIAELAYLSRLNHKNLVRLLGYCEEQNECALVYEYIANGTLHDQLHKPEPAPPLSSWMARLKVTLDAARGIEYLHSYAVPSIIHRDIKSSNILLDASWTAKVADFGLSLIGPKVHEPYLSLRAAGTVGYMDPEYFRLQQLTTKSDVYSFGVVLLELLTGFKAIHLNEAGAPRNIVDYIVPYILEDRMHCVLDPKLSAPTPYEIEAVTQLGYLAADCVNLEGRNRPSMNEVVSCLEDALADCEVPQQVLQSPSSIRSTSR, encoded by the coding sequence ATGGATTCCAAAGAGTACTCTCAGCTCTTTGTTATGTTAACAATTCTtttcttacattttcagttcatgtttcaatcttcactagcttcttcttcttctttatcaatATCTGAAACTTCAAACCAAGTTCTAATTTGTTCATTAATACCATcatcatcactaggttcaggatcCCATCAAAAATCATTCCTAAATTGCACTAATTTTCCAAAAACTAATCAAATTCCTGTCATTTCACCAAATGTGTCAATATCAGCGATCACTGGGGGCGATGGGTTCCAATGTATTTTAAGTCCAACATCATCAGAAACCTGTGTTCTTCATTGCTGGAGATTCTCCGGGGATGGTACGGATATTCGGTTCAAGAGGATTTATAGAGGTCCAATGCTCGGGGAGCTTGTGTCCGGGAATTCGCACATTTGCGCTAGAGTTACTAGTACTAATCGTGTAGAATGTTGGCAATGGCAAGAATTTGATTCTGCAGGTAGTTATAACTTAACTGGGATATCCGTAGGAGGAGAATTTTTATGCGGGTTGACAGAATCCAAAACAATCAAATGCTTAGGAAATTATGGAGATGTTGTTGGTGCTCCGCCGAACGGGACTTTTAATCTTGTGAAGGCCGGAAATCGCCACGCCTGTGCTGTTTCAACTGATGGAAGTCTAAAatgttggggagaaatggttggAGAAGTTCCACCAGGGGACTTCGTAGATCTAGCATCGGGAAATTATCGAACTTGTGCTCTTCGCGTTAACGGGACAATGGCTTGTTGGGGAGGGGATGGCAATTTCATGTTACCGGAGGAATTACGAGATACGGAGTTTATTCGGATTGAAGCGAAAAACAGTGTTTTCTGTGGAGTTGTTACAAAGAATTTATCAGTTATTTGTTGGGGTAACAATGAGTATTTTAGTAATTATTCAATGGTTTTTAGATATGTGCAACCTGGACCTTGTTCCATAACCTGTCCCTGCAAAATTGTTGCGGATTCTGAAAGATTTTGCAGCAAAGGCAGTATTTGTCTTCCTTGTAGTAGTCCAAAATCACCGGCATTGCAACTATCTCCGCCGCGGCCGCCAGAGTCTGCACAACCCGGAAGCTGCGGAAATGACAAGAGAAGAGTGGCATTTCTAGTGGTGGGTTCTGTGGGAACATTGTCATTGATACTTGTTTGTGGTTTCTTTCTATTCAAATTTTGTAAGAATAGAGTTTGCCGAATTCATGATTCAGGTCGGTTGGATCAAGTTACTGAGCAGCCATCTCCACTCCGGTCTATCCGGCGCAGTGGATCTCAAATCCGTGCACAGGCTTCTCAAGAAAGGAGACTTGGCAAACTGTATAGTATGAATTATTTGGAAGAATTCGGTCTGGAAACACTACTCAGAGTCACCAAAAATTTCTCAACAGGGAACAAAATCGGGCACGGAAGTTTTGGTCTGGTTTACCGGGCAATCCTAGACGACGGACGAGAAGTTGCAATTAAGCGAGCTGTATCGATCTCAAGGTCATGTCATGCttcagctgcagcaacaacagctgcGACGAAACGCCAAAATGACAAGGAGAATGCATTCATAGCAGAACTCGCTTACCTCTCCCGGCTCAACCATAAAAACCTGGTCAGACTCTTGGGCTATTGCGAGGAACAAAATGAATGCGCATTAGTGTACGAGTACATTGCTAATGGCACACTCCATGATCAGTTACACAAACCCGAGCCAGCCCCGCCGCTCAGTTCATGGATGGCTAGATTAAAAGTTACGCTAGACGCAGCTCGAGGGATTGAATATCTTCATTCATATGCTGTTCCGTCAATCATTCACCGCGACATCAAATCCTCCAACATTTTGCTAGATGCGTCTTGGACAGCTAAAGTTGCAGATTTCGGGTTATCGTTGATAGGTCCTAAAGTTCACGAGCCGTATTTGTCGTTACGGGCAGCTGGGACTGTTGGTTATATGGATCCTGAGTACTTCAGATTACAACAGTTAACAACCAAAAGCGACGTTTACAGTTTCGGGGTGGTATTACTAGAATTACTAACCGGGTTCAAGGCAATACACCTAAACGAAGCCGGTGCACCAAGAAACATTGTCGATTATATTGTGCCGTATATCCTAGAAGACAGAATGCATTGTGTGTTAGACCCAAAATTATCAGCTCCGACACCGTATGAAATCGAAGCTGTTACCCAGTTGGGGTACTTAGCAGCTGATTGCGTGAATCTAGAGGGACGAAATCGGCCATCCATGAATGAAGTTGTAAGCTGTTTGGAAGATGCATTGGCTGATTGTGAGGTGCCACAACAAGTACTACAGTCTCCATCAAGCATTAGATCAACAAGTAGGTGA